Proteins from a genomic interval of Luteibacter pinisoli:
- a CDS encoding FAD binding domain-containing protein, whose protein sequence is MKPFTYERATSPAQAAAAVARNRQAKFIAGGTNLLDLMKSGIEEPTHLVDVNGLDLDEITETPEGGLRIGALVRNTDLAADERVRRDYGLLSRALLAGASGQLRNKATTAGNLLQRTRCPYFYDTAQPCNKRLPGSGCAAIDGFSRSHAVIGASQACIAVHPSDMAVAMRALDATVETMHGDGTTRRIPIADFYTLPGKTPQVENALKPGELIVAVTLPKPAGGVHIYHKVRDRASYAFALVSVAAIVQKDGTGVVALGGVAPRPWRVEAADTAMPQGAQAVTTKLLAGAKPTAMNAAKIPLVERTLGSVLLQARASA, encoded by the coding sequence ATGAAACCTTTTACCTACGAGCGCGCCACCTCGCCCGCGCAGGCCGCGGCAGCCGTCGCGCGTAACCGGCAGGCCAAGTTCATCGCCGGTGGGACCAACCTGCTCGACCTCATGAAATCGGGTATCGAGGAGCCCACGCACCTGGTGGACGTCAACGGCCTCGACCTCGATGAGATCACCGAGACGCCGGAAGGTGGCCTCCGGATAGGCGCCCTGGTGCGCAACACCGACCTTGCGGCCGACGAACGCGTGCGGCGCGACTACGGACTCCTGTCCCGCGCCCTCCTGGCGGGTGCGTCCGGCCAGTTGCGCAACAAGGCGACGACCGCCGGCAACCTGCTCCAGCGCACGCGCTGCCCGTATTTCTACGACACGGCGCAGCCGTGCAACAAGCGCCTGCCCGGGAGCGGTTGCGCGGCGATCGACGGATTCAGCCGCTCGCACGCGGTGATCGGCGCCAGCCAGGCCTGTATCGCGGTACATCCCAGCGACATGGCCGTGGCGATGCGTGCCCTGGATGCCACGGTGGAGACGATGCATGGTGACGGCACCACCCGGCGGATCCCGATCGCGGATTTCTACACGCTGCCCGGTAAAACGCCGCAGGTAGAAAATGCGCTCAAGCCAGGCGAACTCATCGTGGCCGTCACGCTTCCGAAACCGGCCGGCGGGGTTCACATCTATCACAAGGTGCGCGACCGCGCGTCGTACGCCTTCGCCCTCGTCTCGGTGGCGGCCATTGTGCAGAAGGATGGGACGGGCGTTGTCGCGCTGGGCGGCGTGGCGCCCCGGCCCTGGCGCGTCGAGGCGGCCGATACGGCCATGCCGCAGGGCGCGCAGGCCGTGACGACGAAGCTCCTCGCGGGTGCAAAGCCCACGGCCATGAATGCCGCGAAGATTCCCCTGGTCGAGCGCACGCTGGGCTCTGTCCTCCTTCAGGCGAGGGCCAGCGCATGA
- the paoA gene encoding aldehyde dehydrogenase iron-sulfur subunit PaoA — MIPRRLPSRPAGIEENALDIIKDIQVSRRGFLKFSAASAAAVAMPPLLAEPASADAGAAPVMAPVAFEVNGHAQSLQLDTRTTLLDALREHMHLTGTKKGCDHGQCGACTVMVDGRRINSCLTLAVMHQGAKITTIEGLGAPGNLHAMQAAFIKHDGYQCGYCTPGQICSAVTVLEEIRQGIPSHVTSDLTAKTTFSTDELRERMSGNICRCGAYSNIVEAITDVAEAKA; from the coding sequence ATGATCCCCCGGCGCCTCCCATCGAGACCCGCCGGCATCGAGGAAAACGCCTTGGACATCATCAAAGACATACAGGTCTCCCGACGGGGGTTCCTGAAATTCAGCGCCGCGTCCGCCGCCGCTGTCGCCATGCCACCACTCCTCGCGGAGCCCGCCAGCGCTGACGCAGGCGCGGCGCCCGTCATGGCGCCGGTGGCCTTTGAGGTGAACGGCCACGCCCAATCCCTGCAGCTGGATACGCGCACGACCTTGCTTGATGCCTTGCGCGAGCACATGCACCTCACCGGAACAAAAAAAGGCTGCGACCACGGCCAGTGTGGCGCTTGCACCGTCATGGTCGATGGCCGGCGGATCAACAGCTGCCTGACCCTGGCGGTGATGCACCAGGGTGCAAAGATCACGACGATCGAAGGGCTTGGTGCGCCGGGTAATCTCCATGCGATGCAGGCCGCCTTCATCAAGCACGACGGCTACCAGTGCGGCTATTGCACGCCGGGCCAGATCTGCAGCGCGGTGACCGTGCTCGAGGAGATCAGGCAGGGCATCCCGAGCCATGTCACCAGTGACCTCACGGCAAAGACGACGTTTTCCACCGACGAACTCCGCGAGCGCATGAGCGGCAATATCTGTCGCTGCGGTGCCTACTCAAACATCGTCGAGGCCATCACCGACGTGGCGGAGGCCAAGGCATGA